The Buteo buteo chromosome 33, bButBut1.hap1.1, whole genome shotgun sequence genome includes a window with the following:
- the LOC142026368 gene encoding ubiquitin carboxyl-terminal hydrolase 42-like, producing MAVMGNESFVTEGMAPPQRILFPPERIYMDWQQQWRAGAGLHNPSNLCFLNSILQCLTYTPPLANYLLSREHSQSCHQRGFCVMCRMESHVNRVLRSSGSAIYPSAVISVLSLIGEHFQLGTQEDAHEFLRYTVDAMQRACLNGISNLDISSESTTIVHQIFGGFLRSRVTCSSCKAVSDSYEAFLDIPLDIKAASSVTAALADFVKPEQLDGENCFKCSQCNKMVAASKRFTIHGAPRVLTVCLKRFEDFTGGKINKVVKYSNCLDLRPYMSQPDGESLFYSLYAVLVHSGNGCHSGHYFCYTKVKRNFLPRQEKKEDKLSRQWYRQPRIWGRTSP from the exons ATGGCCGTGATGGGGAACGAGTCCT TCGTCACTGAGGGGATGGCTCCGCCGCAAAGGATCCTTTTTCCACCGGAGAGGATTTACATGGACTGGCAGCAGCAATGGAGAGCTGGAGCCGGACTCCACAACCCGAGCAATCTGTGTTTCCTCAACTCCATCCTGCAGTGCCTGACCTACACCCCACCTCTGGCCAACTACCTGCTGTCTCGTGAGCACAGCCAGTCGT gTCACCAGCGAGGCTTCTGCGTGATGTGTAGAATGGAAAGCCACGTTAACAGAGTCCTGCGCTCCTCGGGCAGTGCCATCTACCCTTCGGCTGTCATCAGTGTTCTCTCAC TAATAGGAGAACATTTCCAGCTTGGCACGCAGGAGGATGCCCACGAGTTCTTACGTTACACTGTTGATGCCATGCAGAGAGCTTGTCTGAATGGAATCAGCAA CTTGGACATCTCTTCTGAATCGACTACCATCGTCCACCAAATATTTGGGGGCTTTCTGCGATCCAGAG TCACGTGCTCGAGCTGCAAAGCGGTTTCCGATTCCTACGAGGCCTTTCTGGACATTCCTTTGGATATCAAA GCAGCCTCATCTGTCACCGCAGCGCTGGCGGACTTTGTGAAACCCGAGCAGCTGGATGGCGAAAACTGCTTTAAATGCAGCCA GTGTAACAAGATGGTCGCCGCCTCCAAGAGGTTTACAATCCATGGCGCGCCCAGGGTCCTCACGGTGTGCCTGAAAAGGTTCGAAGATTTCACCGGCGGGAAGATCAACAAG GTCGTGAAGTATTCCAACTGCTTGGATCTTCGCCCGTACATGTCTCAGCCAGACGGAGAGTCGCTCTTCTACTCTTTATACGCTGTCCTGGTGCACAGCGGTAACGGGTGTCATTCGGGACACTATTTCTGCTACACAAAGGTAAAGAGAAACTTCCTTCCACgccaagagaaaaaggaagacaaacttTCACGGCAATGGTACCGGCAGCCAAGGATTTGGGGGAGAACGTCTCCTTAG